Below is a genomic region from Myxococcota bacterium.
CGAACCCGTGTCCGCGCACGGCGTCCGCCGGGTTGCGCGCACCGCCCCAGTTCACCGGGGCCGGAAGCGACAGGGTGAGCGCGTCGAAGTGCAGCTCCTGGGCGCCGCCGGCGGCGAGCAGCGCGCGCCCGTTCTCGAGTTCGAGTCCGACCCCGCGCTCGGGATCGCGCCAGAGTCGCCCCGTGCGCGCGAAGAGCGTGTCGCCGAGGGTCGGGGAGAAGAGGCGCACGCGCGCGAGGCTCCCATCCACACGAACGGACTCGGCCGCGAGCCGCCACGCCCCGAATGCCATCGGGTGCCCCGGCTCCATGGCGTCCCAGGGGCGCGCGTCGAGCCAGGCAGCGCGCTCGATCTGCAACGCGCGCTCGGAGGCCGGCGTGCTCCACAGGCTGCCCACGCCCGCGACGACCGCGGCCGCCACCGCGACCACGCCGACCGGACGCCACCACGCGAAGGGACCGACGCCACACTGGGCCAGCGCATCGCGCTCGCGGTCGGCGGACCAGCGACCCGCGACCAGGAGCACGGCGAGGCCGCTCGCGAAGGGCAGCGCCGCTTGCAGCGCGATGCCCGCTTCGAGTGCCCACGAGGTCACGGCGTCGGCACCGCCCCCGCGTCCCAAGGCCTGACCGAACACCAGCCATTCGGTGAGCAGGGCCACGAACCCGAACACGGCCGTCAGCACCGCTGCGACCACCGCGATCTCTCGCGCGATGGCGCGCGTCAGGGTGGGTCCCAGCGGGCGATGGCGCATCATGCGGCTCGGTTGGCGACCTCTCATCGAACGGCCCGCGATTCCCTGGGGGCCGCGCGGTCCGGCTGCCGGCGATCCCATTGACAACCCACGGGGTGCCCCGCAGTCTCCTGCTCCCCCCGGAAGACGCAAACGTAGGGCGCCGAAACGCATCGCGGCAACGCGAACCCGGCGCCAGGCCCGATCCCCCGCCCTCTCGACGTTTCTCCCGTTTTCCAGCTCTGCCACGCGAGGGTTCCGCGCTGCGCCCACACGAGCCAGCCGGCGCCCGGGCGACGAAGGGAACCATGAAGGCGGTCGTGCTGAGCGCGGGACAAGGGCGGCGTTTGCTGCCTTTGACCCGCCAGATTCCGAAGTGCCTGCTCTCGGTGTCCGCCACCCGCGCGGAACCGCTGCTCGCGCGGCAGCTCACGACCCTGGCCCGCGCCGGCGTAGAGCACGCGGTGGTACTCATCGGGTTCGGGGCGCAGCACGTCGAGGAATGGCTCGCGACGCACCCGATCCCGGGCATCCACATCGAGACCCGCTTCAATCCGTTCTACGAACACGCCGACAACCTGATCACCTGCTGGCTTGCCCGCTCCGAGTTCGAGGGACCCTGCCTGCTCTTGAACGGTGACACCCTGTTCGCACCCGAGATCCTCCGACGCGTGCTGGACGCACCGCCGAGCGACGTACTGATGACCGTCGATCACAAACACCGCTACGACGACGACGACATGAAGGTCGAGCTCGACGCCCGACGACGCGTGCGTGCGGTCGGCAAGGCGCTGGCGACCGGACGCACCCATGCCGAGTCGATCGGCCTGTTCCGCTTCGCCGAAGATGGACCGAAGCGCTTCGTACACTGCCTCGAGGAAGCCGTGCGACACCCGGCGGCCCTCTCTTCCTGGTACCTGGACGCCGTGGACCGGCTCGCCCGAATGCTCCCCATCGAAACGCTCGCGGTCGATGGCGCCTGGTGGCGCGAGATCGACGACCTCGCGGATCTCCAGCGCGCACGCCACGAGCTGTCCCGCCGGCCCGCCCGGCGCCCCGCGCATTCGCCAAGGCCCGCGAGCCTCGCTATCAACCCCTGAAGTCGGCCCCGGAGGGCCCCACTGCATGCAGATCCGCGACGTATCCGTCGGCCCCGGCGCACCCCTGGTGCTGATCTCGGGACTCAACGTGCTCGAGAGCCTGGACGGGGCCCTTGCCTGTGGCGAGGGGGTCGCCGCCCTGGCGGACCGCCACGGCCTTCCGGCGATCTTCAAGGCGTCCTTCGACAAGGCGAACCGCTCGAGCCGGCACTCCTACCGCGGGCCGGGCCTGGACGAAGGTCTGCGGATGCTCGACGAGGTGAAGTCCGCGACCGGTCTCCCGGTGACCACCGACGTCCACGAGCCCGGCCAGGCCAAAGCGGTCGCGGAAGTGGCCGAGCTGCTGCAGATCCCCGCCTTCCTCGCGCGACAGACCGACCTGGTGGCGGCCTGCGGCAGCACCGGCGTGCCCATCAACTTCAAGAAGGCCCAGTTCATGGCGCCCGACGACCTCGCGCACGCGGTCGAAAAGGCGAAGCGGGCCGGTGCACCGGCCGCGATGATCACCGAGCGGGGCACCAGCTTCGGCTACCACGATCTCGTCGTAGACATGCGCGGCCTGGTGACGATGCGCGAGATCGCGCCCGTGTGTCTCGACGCCACCCACGCGGTCCAGCACCCGGGCGCCGCCGAGATCGCCAGCAGTGGGGACCGCCGCTTCGTGGCGCCGCTCGCGCGCGCCGCGGTGGCCGTGGGCATCGACGCCTTGTTCGTCGAGGTCCATCCCGATCCGGAGAACGCGCCCTGCGACGGCGCCTGCCAGATCCGGCTCGAAGACCTCGACGCCCTGCTGCACGATGCGGTCGCGCTGCGCGCCGCCGTGCACGCCTGATCCCGCTGCCAGCTCCTTCGCCCCCGCGCCCGAGGGCCGCCATGCCCGACGCTCGCCGAATCCCACCGACCCGGGGACGGGTCCGGATGCGCGAGCAACCCATGCGCGTCGTGCTGCCCGGCCGCGGCACCGACGAGCGCCCCGCCGTGCGCTTGTTCGTGGGCACCGAGCCTGGCCAGGAGCGCGCCGAGCGGGTCTGGCTGTGGTCGCTCGCGCGCGTGCGCGACCCCGCGCGACGCTACGAGGTGTCGTTCCTCAAGAACCTTGCAGGCTTCCGGAACCCCACGGGCTTGTGGAAGCGCCGCGAAGCCACGGGGTTCACCCGCTACCGCTTCGCCGTACCTCACTTTGCCGGGGGCCGCGGTCGCGCGCTCTACCACGACGTCGACCAGATCTTCCTCGCCGACCCGGCGGAGCTCTTCGACCTTCCTCTCCTGGACTGCGGCTATTCGGCGGTCGCGCCGAACGACCTCTCGGTGATGCTGCTCGATGCCGAGCGGATGGTGCGGGTGTGGCCGTTGGACGAGGTGCACAGCCGTTCACGCCGCGCGCTCGAAGCGCAGGCCGCCGCGAAGCCCGGTCTCTTCGGCCCCCTCGATCCGGCCTGGAACGTCCGCGACGGCGGCGCGAAGGACGCGGCTGCCGACGCGAAGCTCCTGCACTTCACGACCCTCCACACCCAACCCTGGCGCCCCTTTCCCGACCGCTTCGCGTACCTGCCGCACCCGCGCGCAGCGCAGTGGGAAGCGCTGGAGCGCGAGGCGATCGAGGCCCGCTTCCACGTCTGGAACCAGGCACAGCCGAGTGACGGCTACGCCGACTGGTGGGTCCAGCAAGCGCCGTGGATCCAGGCGACCCGCGACGGGTTCCTGCCACCGACGCCCGAGACGCCGCCGCCCACCCCCGTACCGCGCGTCCACGCCGATGGCTGGATCGCGGGAGTTCCCGACGACGATCTGCCCTGGATACTCGACGCGCTGTGCGCGAGCGCCACCGAGTCGGTGCAGCTGGAGATGCGCTCGGGCGGGCACGGGCGCGAGCGCGACCGTTGGGAGACACGCTTGCGCGAGGCCACCCGCGCCCACCCCCGCCTCGCGTGGGAACTGGTCTGGGGCGCCGCGCGGAGCCGCGGGGGTCGCTGGCGCCGATCGCATCCGCCGCGCGTCTGGCTGCTGCTCGACGATCGGCCGGGGAATGCGACCCAGGCACGCGGGCTCGCCGAAGCCCTGGGTTGGCCCAGCGAAGAGAAGCCGCTGGGCTTCGGCGCCGCCGCCCGGATGCACAACCGTTTCCTCGGCGCGTCGCTGGCCGGCCTCGACGCCGCGAGCGCCCAGACCCTCACGCCACCCTGGCCCGACCTCGTGATCGCCGCCGGTCGTCGCACCGCGCCGGTCGCCCAGTGGATCCGCCGCCAGTCCGGCGGACACAGCCGGGTCGTCGTCCTCGGGCGCAAGGGAGGCGACGACCTGCGCGATATCGATTGGGCCGTTGCGCCGCGCTACACGCGTCTGCTCCCCGACGCCGGTCGCATCGAGACCGAAGGCCCCCTCCATCGGATCACGCCCGCGCGACTCGCCCGTGCGGAAAGCGAATGGGCCGACGCCCTGGCGAAGGCGCAGTCGCCGAAGATCGCGGTGTTGGTGGGTGGGCCCTCTGGGCAGTTTCGCCTCGACGCCGACGTCGCGCGTCGCCTCGGCGAGGAATGCGCGCGCCTCGCCGCCGACACCGGCGGCTCCTTGTTCGTCACCACCAGCCGCCGGCTCGCCGAGCGCGCCGCCCACGCCCTGCTCGAGGGCCTGGGCGAGGTCACCTGGTTCCATCGCTGGCGCCCACACGCCCGCTCCAACCCTTACCTCGGCTACCTCGCCCACGCCGACGCCTGCGTCGTCACCGGCGACAGCGAGTCGATGCTCGCCGAAGCGACCTCGCTGGGTCGGCCGGTGCTCGTCTACGAACTCCCCGAACGGCGTTCGTTCCGCATCCTGGGCGGGCCCCGCGAGTGGATCTGGCGCGGAGCCCACGCTTCGCCCCTCGGGTCCCGCGGCACGCCGCGCCCCCAGCCCAGCTGGGCCCGGCTCTGCGCACGCGCGATCGACCGCGGCCTCGTCCGCCCTCCCCGCGATCTGCGGCGCTACCACGCGGCCCTCTACGCGAGCGGGCGTGCCCGCCCGTTCCACGCCGGCCTGCCCTCCGCCGCCGAGGTGCCGCTCCCGGGGTGCATCGATCGAGAGCGCGTGGCCGAGGAGATCGCGGCGCGGATGGGCGTCGCGCGCGGAGTCGAGGCACCCTCTTCGTCGTGAGAGTCGCGCTGTACTTCGCGCGCGCCTACCCGGCAGCGTGCGTCGCCGTGGTGGCCTGTCTGGGGATCGCCGCCCTCACCGAGGGCGTCGGGCTGAGTTCGCTCCTGCCCCTGCTCTCGCTCGCGACCGACGCCGCGGCGACGACGAGCCCCTTCGAAGCGCAGGTGCGCGATGGGCTCGCCGCCTGGGGCATCCCGGCCACCTTCCCTGCACTGATCGGCCTCGTCGTGCTCGCCTTGTGGGCGAAGGGCGGATTGGTGTGGTTCGCAAAGCGCCGTGTCGGTTGGACGGTGGCGCGCATCGCCACCGATCTGCGCCTGCGTCTGCTGCGCGCCTGGCTCGGTGCGCGCTGGGACCACGCCGCGCGCCAACCCATCGGGCGCGCCGCGAACGCACTCGCGACCGAAGCCGACCGCGCCTCCTACAGCTTCGAGTACCTCGCACTCGTCGTGACCTTCGGCATCGAGATGTCGCTGTATCTCGCGCTCGCATGCCTGGTGTCCTGGCAGGGAACCTCGGTCGCGATCGCGGCGGCGGCCGTGCTGTTCACCGCACTCTCCCACTTCGTGCGCACCGCCGGGCGCGCCGGGCGCGCCCAGACCACGCGACTCGATGCGCTGATCGTGCGACTCGCCGACACCCTCGGCGCCGCGAAGCTCTTGAAGGCCACGGGGCGCGAAGCGCTCGCCGGCCCGCTCCTCGAAGCGGAGACGCGCGACCTCCACCACCAGCTCGAGCGGCGTGTCCTCGCCAAGGAAACCCTGCGCGCGCTCCAGGAGCCCCTGCTCGGCACGCTGCTGGCCCTCGGGATGTGGGCCGCACTGCGCGGGTTGGCCCTTCCCCTCGCCGACACCCTGCTCTTGTGTCTCCTGCTGACGCGAGCGCTCCGCAAGGGGAACGCCATCCAGAGCAAGCTGCAGTCGATGGCGATCGAGGCCAGTGCGCTCTTCGCCATCGACGAACGCATCCGCAGCGCCGAGTCGGCGGCGGAGTCGTGGACGGGAACGCGGCGGGTGCCGCTCACGACGGCCATCCGCTTCGAAGGCGTTCACCTCGCCCGCGGCGGTCGGGCGTTGCTGGCCGGCGTCGACCTCGTCGTACCGGCCGGCGAGATCACCGCGGTGGTCGGCGCTTCGGGTTCCGGCAAGACCACGCTCACCGAACTCGTCACCGGATTGCTGCGTCCCGAGTCCGGGGTCCTCCGCATCGACGGCATCGACCTCGGCGACGTCGATCTCGCCGACTGGCGTCGCCAGATCGGCTGGGTTCCCCAGGAAGCGCCGCTTCTGCACGACTCGGTCTACCGCAACGTCACGCTCGGCGACCCGAATCTCGGTGACGCCGACGTCGAGACCGCGCTCCGCGCCGCCGGCGCCTGGGCGTTCGTCGCCGCGCTTCCCGAGGGTTGGGCGTCGAGCGTCGGCGAACGCGGCGGCCTGCTCTCGGGGGGGCAGCGCCAACGTCTCGCCCTCGCGCGCGCACTAGCGACCGGCCCCCGTCTCTTGATCCTCGACGAGGCGACGGCGGCCCTCGATCCCGAGAGTGAAGCCGCCGTCTGGGAGACGATCGCGGCACTGCGCGGCACGACCACCGTGCTCGCCATCTCCCATGGCGAAGCGCTCGCGGAGATCGCCGATCGCACCTACCGGCTGCGCGATGGCCGCGTTGTGCTGGCACCGCGACGCGCGCGGGAAGTGGCCTGATGGGCGCGCCGACTGCTGCCCTCGTGCTGGCCGGACGCCGCGGTCCGGATCCGCTCGCCGCGGCGGAGGGCGTCTCGCACCGTGCGCTCGTACGGGTGGGCGGCGTTCCGATGCTGGAGCGCGTGATCGGAGCGCTGCGGGCCTCGCCCTGGATCACCGAGATCGCCGTCAGCATCGAGGAACCCGAATCGCTCGAGCCGTTCCCGCAGCTCGCCCAGTGGCGCGACGAAGGCGCGATCCGGGTCTTGCCTTGCGCCGAGTCGCCCGCGCGCAGCGCGGTGGCCGGGCTCGGTCAGCTCGGCGTCGACCGCGCGCTCGTCGCCGCCGCGGACCTCGCTCTGTTGACCGCGGAACGGGTCGATGGGTTCCTCGCCGCCGCCGACGCCACCGCGGCCGACCTCGCGGTGGGCGTCGTAGAGCGGGCCGTCGTGCGCAACCCGACGGCGGGTGCGGCGCGCACCTGGGTGCAGCTCCGCGACGGTGCGTTCACCGGAGCCAACCTCTTTGCGTTCCGCACGTCCCGCGCCTGGCGCGCCGCCGACTTCTTCGTGCGCGCCGAAGCCCATCGCAAGAAGCCCTGGCGCTGGCTCGGTGCCCTCGGGCCGAGCCTCGGCGTGCGCTACCTCGCCGGTGCCCTCGACCTCTACACGGCGTTCGAATCGCTCTCGCGCCGCACCCAGACCCGCATCGCGCCGGTGCGACTGCGCGAGGCCGAGGCCGCCCTCGACGTCGACAAGCACGCCGACCTGGCTCTCGCCGAACGCATCCTCGCGCAAGAGCCGCCGGTCCTGTGAACTAGAGGCGCTCGGGGCGCGACGCCTCGAACCTGCGCGAGGCGGCGTCCCAGCGATGGGTGCGCCAGGCGATGCGCGGCGCGCCTCCAGGCTGGGTCTCGATGTCGTAGGTATGGAACCCACCGCGACGCACGCCCTCGCCTCCCTGCCGCGACGCCGACGCGACGCCGACCACGGGGATCGGCCCGTTCGGTCCGGCTACCGCGCCGCGGTGCGTCCGGTGCAGGTGACCGTGCAACACGAGCTCCGCTCCCACCCGGCGCAGCACCCCGCGCAAGGCCGCCCCGTCGTGGAGCGCGCGGCGGCGGTGGGTCACCCCGGACTCGGGCGGGTGGTGCATCGCCACGACGCGGGTGCGCCCCGCACGACCGAGTCGCTCCAGCGTCGCTTCGAGCCGCGCGAGCTGGGCCGCGCCCACGTGACCCGTGGCATCGAGCAACGCCGTCGGCACGGCCGTGCACAGTCCGACCAGGGAGATCTCGCCGACCTCGCGAATCGACGGGAACGCGGCCTCGCCCGCGGGTGCAGCGGGGTCGCGCAGATAGGCGTCCCACACGTGGGAGGCAGGATCCGGCGTCGCGGCCGTGGCGTCGTGGTTCCCGGGGACGGCGAGCACGCGAGACGTCGGGCCGAGACGTTCGAGCCAACCGCGGGCCGCCGCGAGCTCACCGGGCAACCCCAGCTGGGTGAGGTCGCCGGTGACCACGATCTGTTCGGGCGCGAGCGCCTCCACGGCGGGGAGCAAGGCCTCGAGCACCTCGGGGCGGTACCGGCGGCGACGGCGCCCCCACCAGGACAGGGCGCCGAGCCAGCGCTTGCCCCCGCCCGCAACGGTGCCCCGCCACGAGGGCTCCGTGGCGTGGAGGTCCGAGAGATGCACCAACGTCGGAATGGGGTTCCCCCGCCTGCGACGGACGCTGCCGTGCGACCCGCATGGTAGTTTTCGCAGAGATGGGGCGACAACGAGACGGGGAAGACCCGCGGGTGGGCTGGGTCGTGCCGAGCGACGCGTCGGAGACCGGCGGGGGCGACGCCACGTCGGCCTGGCTGTGGGGCATGACGCCGCGCGAACGCCTGCGCCGCAGCCTGGTGCGCGCCGGCTGTGAAGCGGTGTGCACGACCGCGTCACCGCCCAGCGCAGTCGCCGATGCCGTGGTCCTCGCCGTGCGGGACGGATTCGTGCTCGACGAGCGGCTGCTGCTGGCGCTCTCCGAACGACCGAACACCGTGCTGGTCCACCCCGCGCACGGGCCGCTCGCCGTCTGCGCGCCGGGAACGCGGGTCGGGGCGATCCGCCCTCACCTTTGCGAAACGGCAGACGACGCGAGCGAGGACGCTGCGTCCTCGGAGGCGTGGCACGAACGCACGCCCGACGCCCTGGTGCCCGCCTACCAACCCAAGCTGCGCAAACGAGCCGAGCCCTTCGTGTTCCCCGCGGAGCCCGAACACCGCGCCGCGATCGAAGCGGACACCTTCGCGGCGTCCTACAAGGGATCGAGTGATCTCGTGACGCTGTGGGTCTGGCCGCGCCCTGCGCGCGCGGTCACGCACTGGTGCGCCGAGCGCGGCGTCCAACCGAACACGGTCACCCTGTGGAGCTGGGTGGGCGCGATCGTCGCCTTCTGGCTCTTGTGGAACGGTCACTTCGTCGCCGGCTTGCTCGTCGGCTGGTGGATGACCTTCCTCGACACCGTCGACGGCAAGCTCGCGCGGGTGACCCTGACCTCGAGCCGCCTCGGCGACGTGCTCGACCACGGCCTGGACCTCGTGCATCCCCCCTTCTGGTGGTGGGCGTTCGGGATCGGACTCGGCACGGGACACGAAGCGGCGACCGCC
It encodes:
- a CDS encoding phosphocholine cytidylyltransferase family protein yields the protein MKAVVLSAGQGRRLLPLTRQIPKCLLSVSATRAEPLLARQLTTLARAGVEHAVVLIGFGAQHVEEWLATHPIPGIHIETRFNPFYEHADNLITCWLARSEFEGPCLLLNGDTLFAPEILRRVLDAPPSDVLMTVDHKHRYDDDDMKVELDARRRVRAVGKALATGRTHAESIGLFRFAEDGPKRFVHCLEEAVRHPAALSSWYLDAVDRLARMLPIETLAVDGAWWREIDDLADLQRARHELSRRPARRPAHSPRPASLAINP
- the kdsA gene encoding 3-deoxy-8-phosphooctulonate synthase, yielding MQIRDVSVGPGAPLVLISGLNVLESLDGALACGEGVAALADRHGLPAIFKASFDKANRSSRHSYRGPGLDEGLRMLDEVKSATGLPVTTDVHEPGQAKAVAEVAELLQIPAFLARQTDLVAACGSTGVPINFKKAQFMAPDDLAHAVEKAKRAGAPAAMITERGTSFGYHDLVVDMRGLVTMREIAPVCLDATHAVQHPGAAEIASSGDRRFVAPLARAAVAVGIDALFVEVHPDPENAPCDGACQIRLEDLDALLHDAVALRAAVHA
- a CDS encoding mitochondrial fission ELM1 family protein; the encoded protein is MREQPMRVVLPGRGTDERPAVRLFVGTEPGQERAERVWLWSLARVRDPARRYEVSFLKNLAGFRNPTGLWKRREATGFTRYRFAVPHFAGGRGRALYHDVDQIFLADPAELFDLPLLDCGYSAVAPNDLSVMLLDAERMVRVWPLDEVHSRSRRALEAQAAAKPGLFGPLDPAWNVRDGGAKDAAADAKLLHFTTLHTQPWRPFPDRFAYLPHPRAAQWEALEREAIEARFHVWNQAQPSDGYADWWVQQAPWIQATRDGFLPPTPETPPPTPVPRVHADGWIAGVPDDDLPWILDALCASATESVQLEMRSGGHGRERDRWETRLREATRAHPRLAWELVWGAARSRGGRWRRSHPPRVWLLLDDRPGNATQARGLAEALGWPSEEKPLGFGAAARMHNRFLGASLAGLDAASAQTLTPPWPDLVIAAGRRTAPVAQWIRRQSGGHSRVVVLGRKGGDDLRDIDWAVAPRYTRLLPDAGRIETEGPLHRITPARLARAESEWADALAKAQSPKIAVLVGGPSGQFRLDADVARRLGEECARLAADTGGSLFVTTSRRLAERAAHALLEGLGEVTWFHRWRPHARSNPYLGYLAHADACVVTGDSESMLAEATSLGRPVLVYELPERRSFRILGGPREWIWRGAHASPLGSRGTPRPQPSWARLCARAIDRGLVRPPRDLRRYHAALYASGRARPFHAGLPSAAEVPLPGCIDRERVAEEIAARMGVARGVEAPSSS
- a CDS encoding ABC transporter ATP-binding protein, translated to MRVALYFARAYPAACVAVVACLGIAALTEGVGLSSLLPLLSLATDAAATTSPFEAQVRDGLAAWGIPATFPALIGLVVLALWAKGGLVWFAKRRVGWTVARIATDLRLRLLRAWLGARWDHAARQPIGRAANALATEADRASYSFEYLALVVTFGIEMSLYLALACLVSWQGTSVAIAAAAVLFTALSHFVRTAGRAGRAQTTRLDALIVRLADTLGAAKLLKATGREALAGPLLEAETRDLHHQLERRVLAKETLRALQEPLLGTLLALGMWAALRGLALPLADTLLLCLLLTRALRKGNAIQSKLQSMAIEASALFAIDERIRSAESAAESWTGTRRVPLTTAIRFEGVHLARGGRALLAGVDLVVPAGEITAVVGASGSGKTTLTELVTGLLRPESGVLRIDGIDLGDVDLADWRRQIGWVPQEAPLLHDSVYRNVTLGDPNLGDADVETALRAAGAWAFVAALPEGWASSVGERGGLLSGGQRQRLALARALATGPRLLILDEATAALDPESEAAVWETIAALRGTTTVLAISHGEALAEIADRTYRLRDGRVVLAPRRAREVA
- a CDS encoding NTP transferase domain-containing protein; this encodes MGAPTAALVLAGRRGPDPLAAAEGVSHRALVRVGGVPMLERVIGALRASPWITEIAVSIEEPESLEPFPQLAQWRDEGAIRVLPCAESPARSAVAGLGQLGVDRALVAAADLALLTAERVDGFLAAADATAADLAVGVVERAVVRNPTAGAARTWVQLRDGAFTGANLFAFRTSRAWRAADFFVRAEAHRKKPWRWLGALGPSLGVRYLAGALDLYTAFESLSRRTQTRIAPVRLREAEAALDVDKHADLALAERILAQEPPVL
- a CDS encoding metallophosphoesterase, translated to MHLSDLHATEPSWRGTVAGGGKRWLGALSWWGRRRRRYRPEVLEALLPAVEALAPEQIVVTGDLTQLGLPGELAAARGWLERLGPTSRVLAVPGNHDATAATPDPASHVWDAYLRDPAAPAGEAAFPSIREVGEISLVGLCTAVPTALLDATGHVGAAQLARLEATLERLGRAGRTRVVAMHHPPESGVTHRRRALHDGAALRGVLRRVGAELVLHGHLHRTHRGAVAGPNGPIPVVGVASASRQGGEGVRRGGFHTYDIETQPGGAPRIAWRTHRWDAASRRFEASRPERL
- a CDS encoding CDP-alcohol phosphatidyltransferase family protein; amino-acid sequence: MGRQRDGEDPRVGWVVPSDASETGGGDATSAWLWGMTPRERLRRSLVRAGCEAVCTTASPPSAVADAVVLAVRDGFVLDERLLLALSERPNTVLVHPAHGPLAVCAPGTRVGAIRPHLCETADDASEDAASSEAWHERTPDALVPAYQPKLRKRAEPFVFPAEPEHRAAIEADTFAASYKGSSDLVTLWVWPRPARAVTHWCAERGVQPNTVTLWSWVGAIVAFWLLWNGHFVAGLLVGWWMTFLDTVDGKLARVTLTSSRLGDVLDHGLDLVHPPFWWWAFGIGLGTGHEAATAIIVGGYVLGRVLEGAFLASFGFECHSWRPADALFRTITARRNPNLLLLSVGTAVGRPDLGFTLVAAWTLCSLAFHSVRLLQAFVARRDGTPVVAWAAG